TCACAGCCCATCAAGGCTGTAGCATTGGCGCTGAAATACGGTGCCCCTGTATAATCTTCGCATCCTCCAATAATGCAAACTCTCCCACCAGACTGTCCCTTATGAAACTTTGGCAATAAAGGTGGTATACATCTTTTCTGCGCCAACTTTATCAATTCTCTATGAGACAATTCTGCTAACATTTCCAGTGATACGGTAGTGATCGTATTGAACTGGTGTTGCTAATAAAATTTCACCGACGCCTATATACCTATTTACACCTTTACATATATATCTACTAGATCACGTTGCAAGACCCATCACATCGCATCACATCACATCACTCCCTATTCTGCCCTTTACAGCGCAAAGGAGTcgtgtgtgggtgtgtgCTCCTTTTGACGATCATAAGAGTCCATTTCTAGTATGCAAGCTGGTAACAATAGGTGAATGAATTAGGTTCATTTGCGATGACCTTCAGTATCCCTCCACGCAATGCTAAACTATCCCCCTCATTATGACGCCTATATCGTATAAGGAACTTGTTACCCCTGACAATTCAAACTTCAAAGGTCTAAGACCAAACAAGCGTAGGAACTATCGCTCGGAGTGTTTCTCcgtttgaaaaaagaagagaaataaGGGCCCTTGATTGGTGTCTTGTCGAGAGAGGTACGTATATAAGAATGCAGTTTGCTCGCAATGCCCGCTTGTGTTAAGTACTCTTACCTTTTCCCTCAATACTAACGTTTTGAAGCAGCCAAACTAACAATAGTATAACGTATATAGGttaaaataatattccAAGTCAAAAACATGTTTTCCAGATTATCCAGATCTCACTCAAAAGCATTACCGATTGCTCTAGGTACAGTTGCTATAGCAGCTGCTACCGCATTCTATTTTGCAAACCGTAACCAACATTCCTTTGTCTTCAATGAATCTAATAAAGTGTTCAAAGGTGATGACAAATGGATCGACTTGCCAATATCTAAAATAGAGGAGGAATCCCACGACACCAGAAGGTTTACTTTTAAGCTGCCTACCGAAGACTCAGAAATGGGGTTGGTCCTAGCATCTGCTCTGTTTGCTAAATTTGTCACACCAAAGGGATCCAATGTGGTGAGACCATACACTCCTGTGAGTGATCTTTCCCAGAAGGGTCACTTCCAGCTGGTCGTCAAGCATTATGAAGGTGGTAAAATGACCTCACATTTATTTGGTCTTAAACCAAATGACACCGTTTCTTTCAAGGGTCCTATTATGAAATGGAAGTGGCAACCTAATCAGTTCAAGTCAATCACCTTGTTAGGTGCCGGTACCGGTATCAACCCTCTGTACCAATTAGCTCATCATATAGTTGAAAACCCAAACGACAAGACCAAAGTTAACTTGCTATATGGGAACAAGACTCCTCAGGACATTTTACTAAGGAAGGAACTGGATGCGTTGAAGGAAAAGTATCCTGACAAGTTCAATGTTACTTACTTTGTTGACGACAAGCAAGATGACCAAGACTTTGATGGTGAAATTAGTTTCATCTCCAAAGATTTTATTCAGGAGCATGTTCCAGGTCCAAAGGAAAGCACACATTTGTTTGTCTGCGGTCCCCCACCATTTATGAACGCTTACTCAGGTGAGAAGAAGTCACCTAAGGACCAAGGTGAATTGATCGGTATCTTGAACAATTTGGGCTACTCCAAGGAccaagttttcaaattttaaGCATGGAGGAAAGtaattgatattttttttaatttcggATCGTTCAAATtagtaaatatataaaaaatatatatatattcatgTGTATGACTAAAAATTCTCTCAAGAAGGCTTGGCTTTAAGCTCTAATTCCGTCTGCATTCGTAATAGAAATATCTCTCAAGTCATGAATTTAGAGATAAATGCTTTAGTTTGTCGTACTTCATCTTTCTGAATATCTAAGGTGTATGCAGGAATGGCATAATTTTCCCAATCAATATCCCTTCCTTCCTCTCTATTAGATTGAGACAGTTCTATCCAATTGACGCTATTAAACGGTTTATTGCTTAGGAgattcttatttttttgacaaATTACCAaattattgataaattcaGGATCCCAGAACATACGGTGATTCTCGTCCTTCCACGAAGCATGCGATGTATCCGGTTCTATTTCCAGAATTTCTAACCAACGTCTTCTTGGCAGGCACTTGTCCAACGCCAAGAACCGTGTCTCGCCGTATTTGGAATCATACTCATTCTCTTCTTGGCAATTCATAATACCAGACCTTTCGTCCTCGTCACTGGATAAATCCAAATCtatttcattattgtttttttttgtctttgaaGTTGACTTATTAGGCGGTTCGTGGCTTCTTTTATTATGCTTAATGGAGGCCATGAACCTGACATGCAAATGGGCGCTCAACCACCATTGAGGCCGCAAATCTCTTAGTAGTTGCCAGGTCACTGGGCTGCCTAGTTTTCCCTCTTTAATATCTTGCTCAAAAAAAGGCTTAAGCTTCAACAAGTGCTTAGTATCGCCATGATAAACGACTCCATTGGGCCAATCGTGGCTCAGCATAATATCAATACGATGCTTGATCATAAAAAGAGGAGCAATATCAGAAATTCTTACATGATACAGATTTCTTATGTTAGCTTTCCAATTGTTATTTTCTAGGTCATTCCAATCTGGTCGTTGCTTATTGAAATCCCACTCTTTCCATATCCCGCTCAATGAACCTATCCTTATGCCTTTAAACCATATAACGTTAGAGTATCCcatataaaaaatgttcTTTGCTACATAACCACCATGTGGCAGAAGCATTAAATGTCTCATCGATTCATGATTACCGCCAATAAAAATAGTAGGGACTGGGGCTTCAATCTCATTATTGTAGTATGATATGAAATCACCGAgtctttgatattttggTGGTATGGCTATTGACTTAAAATCCTGACCATCACGAATACTTTGAAAATCTCCAAGAATAATTAATAGATCGATGGGAGTCTTCGCATGGATTCGTGACACTTCTTTATAAATTTGGTTTAGCTGACCATGACAGCACCCTTGTACAGCAATTCGCAATTTAGTCATAAGCAAAATGATAAATGTCTGCCCATCTTAATTTTTAGTTACATATTTACGTTCGCCATATGACTTTCTCCTGCTCATTTTTTGTGAGGGCCAGAAAAACACACATCTGGctaatgagaaaaaaaattggagaACTAAGGAAATGCCTcgataaaaaattgaaagtaataaataaataaataaataaataaataaatagtAAGTTAATAAATAACTAAATAAATAGAGTATGTATaagaagaaactttatgtaaatgtatattaataggtatatatacaaattAGTGAGTCAGTGGTAAAAAAGTGCAAACGCACAAAAAAAGTGCAATTAAAGAAGAGTatgatattcttttccGTAAAATACAATGAGGTTCAAATTAGTAGGCTCTTACAGTTGGAGGTACGGAAGGA
The nucleotide sequence above comes from Saccharomyces cerevisiae S288C chromosome XI, complete sequence. Encoded proteins:
- the MCR1 gene encoding cytochrome-b5 reductase (Mitochondrial NADH-cytochrome b5 reductase; involved in ergosterol biosynthesis) produces the protein MFSRLSRSHSKALPIALGTVAIAAATAFYFANRNQHSFVFNESNKVFKGDDKWIDLPISKIEEESHDTRRFTFKLPTEDSEMGLVLASALFAKFVTPKGSNVVRPYTPVSDLSQKGHFQLVVKHYEGGKMTSHLFGLKPNDTVSFKGPIMKWKWQPNQFKSITLLGAGTGINPLYQLAHHIVENPNDKTKVNLLYGNKTPQDILLRKELDALKEKYPDKFNVTYFVDDKQDDQDFDGEISFISKDFIQEHVPGPKESTHLFVCGPPPFMNAYSGEKKSPKDQGELIGILNNLGYSKDQVFKF
- the DBR1 gene encoding RNA lariat debranching enzyme (RNA lariat debranching enzyme; catalyzes debranching of lariat introns formed during pre-mRNA splicing; required for efficient Ty1 transposition; knockdown of human homolog Dbr1 rescues toxicity of RNA-binding proteins TDP-43 and FUS which are implicated in amyotrophic lateral sclerosis (ALS), suggests potential therapeutic target for ALS and related TDP-43 proteinopathies; human homolog DBR1 can complement yeast dbr1 null mutant) gives rise to the protein MTKLRIAVQGCCHGQLNQIYKEVSRIHAKTPIDLLIILGDFQSIRDGQDFKSIAIPPKYQRLGDFISYYNNEIEAPVPTIFIGGNHESMRHLMLLPHGGYVAKNIFYMGYSNVIWFKGIRIGSLSGIWKEWDFNKQRPDWNDLENNNWKANIRNLYHVRISDIAPLFMIKHRIDIMLSHDWPNGVVYHGDTKHLLKLKPFFEQDIKEGKLGSPVTWQLLRDLRPQWWLSAHLHVRFMASIKHNKRSHEPPNKSTSKTKKNNNEIDLDLSSDEDERSGIMNCQEENEYDSKYGETRFLALDKCLPRRRWLEILEIEPDTSHASWKDENHRMFWDPEFINNLVICQKNKNLLSNKPFNSVNWIELSQSNREEGRDIDWENYAIPAYTLDIQKDEVRQTKAFISKFMT